The following proteins are encoded in a genomic region of Sphaeramia orbicularis chromosome 2, fSphaOr1.1, whole genome shotgun sequence:
- the LOC115435778 gene encoding sodium/potassium-transporting ATPase subunit alpha-1: MGLGRGKEEYKLAATSDGGDKKGKKGKGDKKDMDDLKKEVDLDDHKLTLDELHRKYGTDLSRGLSSSRAKEILARDGPNALTPPPTTPEWVKFCRQLFGGFSMLLWIGAILCFLAYGIQAASEDEPANDNLYLGVVLSAVVIITGCFSYYQEAKSSKIMESFKNLVPQQALVVRDGEKKNINAEDVVAGDLVEVKGGDRIPADLRIISAHGCKVDNSSLTGESEPQTRTPDFSNDNPLETRNIAFFSTNCVEGTARGIVINTGDRTVMGRIATLASSLEGGKTPIAIEIEHFIHIITGVAVFLGVSFFILSLILGYGWLEAVIFLIGIIVANVPEGLLATVTVCLTLTAKRMAKKNCLVKNLEAVETLGSTSTICSDKTGTLTQNRMTVAHMWFDNQIHEADTTENQSGTSFDRSSATWASLARIAGLCNRAVFLAEQSNIPILKRDVAGDASEAALLKCIELCCGSVAGMREKYPKVAEIPFNSTNKYQLSIHKNSTPGETKHLLVMKGAPERILDRCSTIVIQGKEQPLDDEMKDAFQNAYVELGGLGERVLGFCHFNLPDDQFPDGFAFDTDEVNFPTENLCFIGLMSMIDPPRAAVPDAVGKCRSAGIKVIMVTGDHPITAKAIAKGVGIISEGNETIEDIAARLNVPVSEVNPRDAKACVVHGGELKDMTSELLDDVLKHHTEIVFARTSPQQKLIIVEGCQRQGAIVAVTGDGVNDSPALKKADIGVAMGIAGSDVSKQAADMILLDDNFASIVTGVEEGRLIFDNLKKSIAYTLTSNIPEISPFLLFIIANIPLPLGTVTILCIDLGTDMVPAISLAYEAAESDIMKRQPRNPKTDKLVNERLISIAYGQIGMMQATAGFFTYFVILAENGFLPMDLLGIRVFWDDKYVNDLEDSYGQQWTYERRKIVEFTCHTAFFTSIVIVQWADLIICKTRRNSILQQGMKNRILIFGLFEETALAAFLSYCPGMDVALRMYPLKPSWWFCAFPYSLLIFLYDEARRYILRRNPGGWVEQETYY, from the exons GATGATCACAAGTTAACCTTGGACGAACTGCACAGAAAATATGGAACCGATCTAAGCAGG GGGTTGTCCTCCTCCAGGGCCAAAGAGATTCTAGCCAGAGACGGCCCAAACGCCCTCACGCCTCCTCCCACCACCCCTGAGTGGGTCAAGTTCTGTAGACAG cTCTTTGGTGGGTTCTCTATGCTACTGTGGATCGGTGCTATCCTCTGCTTCCTTGCTTACGGTATCCAGGCTGCGTCTGAAGATGAACCAGCCAACGATAAT TTGTACCTGGGTGTTGTACTTTCCGCTGTCGTCATCATCACTGGTTGCTTTTCCTATTATCAAGAGGCAAAGAGCTCTAAGATCATGGAGTCTTTCAAGAACCTGGTGCCACAA CAAGCCCTGGTTGTCCGTGACGGTGAGAAGAAGAATATCAACGCTGAGGATGTGGTTGCTGGAGATTTAGTGGAGGTGAAAGGAGGAGACAGAATCCCTGCTGATCTGAGAATCATCTCTGCCCACGGCTGCAAG GTGGACAACTCCTCTCTCACTGGTGAATCTGAGCCTCAGACTCGTACTCCTGACTTCTCCAATGACAACCCACTGGAGACCAGGAACATTGCTTTTTTCTCCACCAACTGTGTTGAAG GTACTGCTAGAGGAATTGTCATCAACACTGGAGATCGTACTGTCATGGGTCGTATCGCCACCCTGGCTTCCAGTCTGGAGGGCGGTAAAACTCCCATTGCCATTGAGATTGAGCACTTCATCCACATCATCACCGGTGTGGCCGTCTTCCTTGGTGTTTCCTTCTTCATTCTGTCCCTCATCCTTGGATATGGATGGCTGGAGGCCGTCATCTTCCTTATTGGTATCATTGTCGCCAATGTGCCAGAAGGACTCCTAGCTACTGTCACT GTATGTCTGACTCTGACTGCTAAGCGTATGGCCAAGAAGAACTGCCTGGTGAAGAACTTGGAAGCTGTAGAGACCCTTGGCTCCACCTCCACAATCTGCTCAGACAAGACCGGCACCCTGACCCAGAACAGGATGACTGTAGCCCACATGTGGTTCGACAACCAGATCCACGAGGCCGACACTACTGAGAACCAGAGCGGGACCTCCTTCGACAGGAGCTCCGCCACCTGGGCTTCCCTGGCAAGAATTGCCGGCCTCTGTAATCGTGCTGTCTTCCTGGCAGAGCAGAGCAACATTCCCATCCTGAAG AGAGATGTAGCCGGTGATGCCTCAGAAGCTGCCCTGCTGAAATGTATTGAGCTGTGCTGTGGCTCCGTTGCTGGAATGAGAGAAAAATACCCCAAAGTTGCCGAGATCCCTTTCAACTCCACCAACAAATACCAG CTCTCCATCCATAAGAACTCAACACCTGGAGAAACCAAACATCTGCTGGTGATGAAAGGTGCTCCAGAGAGAATTCTGGACCGCTGCTCCACCATCGTGATCCAAGGCAAAGAGCAGCCTCTGGATGATGAGATGAAAGACGCTTTCCAGAACGCCTATGTTGAACTGGGAGGACTGGGAGAGAGAGTACTGG GTTTCTGTCATTTCAACCTCCCTGACGACCAGTTCCCAGATGGCTTTGCTTTTGATACTGATGAGGTTAACTTCCCCACTGAGAACCTGTGCTTCATCGGCTTAATGTCCATGATTGACCCTCCTCGTGCTGCTGTGCCTGATGCTGTGGGCAAATGTAGGAGCGCTGGAATCAAG GTTATCATGGTAACAGGTGATCATCCTATCACAGCTAAGGCTATTGCTAAGGGTGTGGGTATCATCTCTGAGGGTAACGAGACCATTGAAGACATCGCTGCACGTCTGAATGTTCCAGTTTCAGAGGTCAACCCCAG GGATGCCAAAGCCTGCGTTGTTCATGGTGGGGAGCTGAAAGACATGACCTCAGAACTGCTTGACGATGTGCTGAAACATCACACTGAAATCGTGTTTGCCAGAACTTCCCCTCAGCAGAAACTTATCATTGTGGAGGGTTGCCAGAGACAG GGAGCCATTGTAGCTGTGACAGGTGACGGTGTGAACGACTCTCCAGCTCTGAAGAAGGCTGACATCGGTGTTGCCATGGGAATCGCTGGGTCTGACGTCTCCAAACAGGCCGCAGACATGATCCTGCTGGACGATAACTTTGCCTCAATTGTGACCGGTGTGGAAGAAG GTCGTCTGATCTTCGATAACTTGAAGAAGTCCATCGCCTACACTCTGACTAGTAACATCCCTGAGATCTCCCCTTTCCTCCTTTTCATCATCGCCAACATCCCTCTTCCCCTCGGAACTGTCACCATCCTCTGTATTGATCTGGGAACCGACATG GTCCCCGCCATCTCTCTGGCTTACGAAGCAGCTGAAAGTGACATTATGAAGAGGCAGCCCAGAAACCCCAAAACAGACAAACTGGTGAACGAAAGGCTTATCAGTATAGCCTATGGACAGATTG GTATGATGCAGGCCACAGCTGGGTTCTTCACATACTTTGTGATCCTGGCTGAAAACGGTTTCCTACCGATGGACCTGCTGGGAATTCGTGTTTTCTGGGACGACAAATATGTAAATGACCTGGAAGACAGCTATGGACAGCAGTGG acaTACGAGCGTAGAAAGATTGTCGAGTTCACCTGCCACACAGCCTTCTTTACCAGTATTGTGATCGTGCAGTGGGCTGATCTGATCATCTGTAAGACCAGGAGGAACTCCATCCTGCAGCAAGGAATGAA GAACCGCATCCTGATCTTTGGGCTGTTTGAGGAGACAGCTCTGGCTGCTTTCCTCTCATACTGCCCTGGTATGGATGTCGCCCTCAGAATGTACCCTCTCAA GCCAAGTTGGTGGTTCTGTGCTTTCCCCTActccctcctcatcttcctctatGATGAAGCCAGAAGATATATCCTCAGACGCAACCCAGGCG GTTGGGTGGAGCAGGAGACATACTACTGA